The Planococcus versutus genome contains a region encoding:
- a CDS encoding sporulation protein, with protein MKFKDFLSSIGIGSLKVNTVVEMPHLEEGETLNGTIYLDGGDGEQTIDFIELNVIRLVEDTRDDSDFDFYETIIAKQSMEFAGSVKSKDTVMQQFEIVPDERWSLEHPKAKLILRTIVHVRNGINARDEDVITYGTPES; from the coding sequence ATGAAGTTTAAAGATTTTTTATCATCAATTGGCATAGGGTCATTAAAAGTAAACACAGTAGTAGAAATGCCGCATTTAGAAGAAGGCGAAACATTAAATGGAACGATTTACTTGGATGGAGGCGACGGTGAGCAAACAATTGACTTTATCGAGTTGAATGTAATTAGGCTTGTGGAAGATACACGAGATGATAGTGATTTTGATTTTTATGAAACGATCATCGCAAAACAGTCAATGGAGTTTGCAGGATCTGTTAAGTCAAAAGATACAGTTATGCAACAGTTTGAAATTGTACCAGATGAACGATGGTCACTTGAACATCCAAAAGCAAAATTGATTTTACGTACAATCGTCCATGTGAGAAATGGCATTAATGCACGAGATGAAGACGTCATCACATATGGAACACCAGAGAGCTGA
- a CDS encoding AI-2E family transporter produces the protein MDSEDKRSFFSTNYIQFLGGKNTLFTLFSLVLIGIVIYIFREVSFIFHPVTVFMKTVVLPIVLALVLFYLLRPVLRMLENFKISRIWGILLIFLGVVGLFTLLIVLVFPFLRSQFQNLVAEFPEYFMQLLTDFDAFLRTSFVGNYYSESDFTLDTLLATLPNNIADTLQNTVTSIISGLTGLISTITSVILSIVIVPFILFYLLKDGEKLPEYFLKLLPPRYRDDTREVFAEADKQLGAYIQGQLIVAFCIGVMVYIGFLIIGMDYALLLGVLAMVTSVVPYIGPAIAIAPAAIIALVTSPFMLVKLAIVWTVVQLVEGNLISPQVMGKTMIVHPVTIIFVLLTAGSLFGVVGVILGIPMYALLRVLVSHFYKLFKRRYNRHETNLENQYNYTEL, from the coding sequence ATGGATTCAGAAGACAAGCGGTCTTTTTTTTCTACTAATTATATACAGTTTTTAGGTGGGAAAAATACGTTGTTTACATTGTTTTCATTAGTATTGATTGGAATTGTTATTTATATTTTTAGAGAAGTTTCATTTATCTTTCATCCAGTAACTGTTTTCATGAAAACAGTTGTCTTGCCCATTGTTTTAGCTTTGGTCTTATTTTACTTGTTGCGTCCTGTGTTGCGTATGCTAGAAAACTTTAAAATTTCTCGTATTTGGGGAATTCTTCTTATTTTTCTTGGTGTAGTCGGACTATTCACGTTGCTTATTGTATTAGTCTTTCCATTTTTGCGTTCTCAATTTCAAAACTTAGTTGCTGAATTTCCAGAGTATTTCATGCAGTTGTTAACAGACTTTGATGCGTTTTTACGAACATCGTTTGTTGGTAATTATTATAGTGAATCTGACTTCACATTAGATACCTTGCTTGCAACATTGCCTAATAATATTGCAGACACATTGCAAAATACTGTAACTAGCATTATTTCAGGTTTGACAGGATTAATTTCGACGATTACGAGTGTTATTTTATCGATTGTCATTGTTCCATTTATCTTGTTTTATTTGTTAAAAGACGGTGAGAAATTGCCGGAGTATTTCTTGAAGTTATTGCCTCCGAGATATAGAGATGATACACGAGAAGTTTTTGCAGAAGCAGATAAACAGCTAGGTGCTTATATACAAGGACAATTGATCGTGGCATTTTGCATTGGCGTTATGGTCTATATTGGATTCTTAATTATTGGCATGGATTATGCATTGTTACTTGGTGTTCTAGCCATGGTCACAAGTGTAGTTCCTTATATCGGTCCTGCAATTGCCATCGCACCGGCTGCTATTATCGCATTGGTGACATCACCATTCATGCTTGTTAAACTGGCAATCGTCTGGACTGTAGTTCAATTAGTAGAAGGGAATTTAATTTCTCCTCAAGTCATGGGCAAAACGATGATTGTTCATCCAGTGACGATTATCTTTGTGTTGTTAACTGCGGGCTCGTTATTTGGAGTTGTGGGAGTTATTCTGGGTATTCCTATGTATGCATTATTAAGAGTATTAGTTTCTCATTTTTATAAGTTATTTAAACGTCGATACAATAGACACGAAACCAATTTAGAAAATCAATACAACTATACAGAACTATAA
- a CDS encoding LCP family protein, translating into MNEELQPIHRKRRRKRKVRLRGIVFMLLIALIAGGAYIFLQFKAGKEMAETETTDQEPVQFAEDAPNGNYENILVLGVDSRGEEKSRTDTMMLVTHDKINNKVKLTSFMRDIYADIPGYQSYKLNTAYYLGGVDLLAETLREMFGIEIHHFALIDFSSFESLVDVAVPNGVEIDVEKEMSKNIGVSLTPGLQKLNGKELLGYARFRADNEGDFGRVRRQQQVIAAMKEEMATVSSIPKLPKLAGALQGYVQTDMPLTDQIKLATQLATSGGGEVERLTLPVKDSYSYGNYPQAGSVLDIDIEQNKQALREFLSQALN; encoded by the coding sequence ATGAACGAAGAATTACAACCTATTCATAGAAAAAGACGTAGAAAAAGAAAAGTTCGATTACGTGGCATCGTTTTTATGCTCTTGATCGCGTTAATCGCCGGTGGTGCTTATATATTTCTTCAGTTTAAAGCAGGTAAAGAAATGGCGGAAACCGAAACGACAGACCAAGAACCCGTACAATTCGCAGAAGATGCACCTAACGGAAATTATGAAAATATTTTAGTACTGGGTGTCGATTCCCGTGGAGAAGAAAAATCTCGTACTGATACGATGATGCTCGTTACGCACGACAAAATAAATAATAAAGTGAAATTAACATCATTTATGCGCGATATATATGCAGACATTCCTGGCTACCAATCCTATAAATTGAATACGGCTTACTATTTAGGCGGAGTGGATTTACTTGCTGAAACTTTGCGTGAGATGTTTGGCATAGAAATTCATCATTTTGCATTGATTGATTTTTCAAGTTTTGAAAGTCTTGTTGATGTTGCAGTTCCTAACGGTGTAGAGATTGATGTGGAGAAAGAAATGTCTAAAAATATTGGTGTTTCTTTAACACCAGGTCTGCAAAAATTAAACGGCAAGGAACTTTTAGGGTATGCACGTTTCCGTGCGGATAATGAAGGCGATTTTGGACGCGTGCGCAGACAGCAACAAGTGATTGCCGCAATGAAAGAAGAAATGGCAACAGTTTCTTCAATTCCAAAATTACCTAAGCTAGCGGGAGCCTTACAAGGATATGTGCAAACAGATATGCCATTAACGGATCAAATAAAGTTAGCGACTCAATTAGCAACAAGCGGTGGCGGAGAAGTTGAACGTTTAACATTACCTGTAAAAGATAGTTATAGTTATGGTAATTATCCACAAGCAGGATCAGTTCTTGATATTGATATTGAACAGAACAAACAAGCATTGCGTGAATTTTTATCACAAGCTTTAAACTAA
- the msrA gene encoding peptide-methionine (S)-S-oxide reductase MsrA, translated as MIEKAIFAGGCFWCMVKPFDQFDGIEHIVSGYSGGHVENPTYEQVKSGTTGHMEVVEITFQPAVFSYEQLLDIFWQQIDPTDDEGQFQDRGPSYRAAIFVHNERQRAIAEHSKQQLEASGRFNKPVITEIRDAVPFYPAEDYHQDFHKKNPEYYKNDRAASGRDEFLSTKWDKVNV; from the coding sequence ATGATAGAAAAAGCAATCTTTGCAGGCGGGTGCTTCTGGTGCATGGTCAAGCCATTTGATCAATTTGATGGCATTGAACACATCGTTTCCGGTTATAGCGGTGGACATGTAGAAAACCCGACATATGAACAAGTGAAATCTGGAACGACGGGTCATATGGAAGTTGTAGAAATTACATTCCAACCTGCAGTCTTCTCTTATGAACAATTACTGGATATTTTTTGGCAGCAAATTGATCCAACAGACGACGAAGGACAATTTCAAGACCGTGGTCCCTCTTATCGTGCAGCAATTTTTGTCCATAATGAACGACAACGGGCAATTGCAGAACATTCTAAGCAACAACTCGAAGCTAGCGGGCGTTTTAACAAGCCAGTCATTACCGAAATACGCGATGCAGTGCCATTTTATCCAGCTGAAGACTATCATCAAGATTTTCATAAGAAAAATCCTGAATACTACAAAAATGATCGAGCGGCATCTGGCCGTGACGAATTTCTTTCCACTAAATGGGATAAAGTTAACGTTTAA
- a CDS encoding CynX/NimT family MFS transporter translates to MAESKNNSAISLMIVAILFVALNLRPAISSIGPMLEPIRNDLNLSNSEVSLLTAVPVFCMGLFAPLAVFFGRKFGLKRSIAVLLAMIGIFTLARGFLPTYPVLLISAFFIGLAIAVISPLLSAMIKRDFPRRTAALIGVYSFGMGLGATLSAGLTGLFYTLVDWPFAIASWGLLSVFAIIVWLRAEQPPEIKVKQTDLPPTRISLVRNKRAWYMLLFFGFQSSLFFSMLTWLAPIAIEKGMSVLAAGGVLTLMTAVQIAGNISIPLFFSKFPNRLGWIIMVLSSGAIGVCLLLFGDVTAIWIAAAFIGIALGGLFPIALLMPLDETTSADEANSWTAMTQSGGYIISAFMPFTIGVIYDQTGTHIVTLFMFLGFIILLLIFAILLNQKD, encoded by the coding sequence GTGGCTGAATCGAAGAATAATTCTGCAATAAGCTTAATGATTGTGGCCATTTTGTTTGTGGCATTAAATTTACGACCTGCAATTTCGTCTATTGGACCGATGCTTGAACCTATTCGCAATGATTTGAATTTAAGCAATAGTGAAGTAAGTTTGTTGACGGCTGTTCCTGTATTTTGTATGGGGCTTTTTGCACCGTTAGCAGTTTTTTTTGGTCGAAAATTTGGATTGAAACGATCTATTGCTGTGCTGTTAGCAATGATCGGCATTTTCACATTAGCTAGGGGGTTTTTACCAACCTATCCAGTACTGTTAATCAGTGCGTTTTTTATTGGCTTGGCTATTGCGGTAATTAGTCCGTTACTTTCAGCTATGATTAAACGAGACTTTCCAAGACGAACAGCTGCATTGATTGGAGTGTATTCTTTTGGAATGGGGCTCGGGGCTACATTGTCTGCAGGATTGACAGGTCTATTTTATACACTTGTAGATTGGCCATTCGCTATCGCTAGCTGGGGTTTGTTGTCTGTGTTCGCTATAATTGTTTGGCTGCGGGCAGAACAACCACCTGAAATAAAAGTCAAACAAACAGATCTTCCACCCACTCGAATATCGCTAGTAAGAAATAAACGAGCCTGGTACATGTTGTTGTTTTTTGGATTTCAATCGTCATTGTTTTTTTCAATGCTTACTTGGCTTGCACCGATTGCGATTGAAAAAGGGATGTCTGTTTTGGCAGCGGGTGGTGTCTTAACGTTAATGACAGCAGTTCAAATAGCTGGAAACATTAGCATTCCATTATTTTTTAGCAAATTTCCTAATCGCTTGGGTTGGATTATAATGGTGTTAAGTTCTGGCGCTATCGGAGTATGTTTACTATTGTTTGGAGACGTGACGGCCATATGGATAGCTGCTGCTTTTATTGGTATTGCGTTAGGTGGTCTGTTTCCAATTGCGTTGCTAATGCCTCTTGATGAAACAACTTCTGCAGATGAAGCCAACAGTTGGACTGCAATGACGCAATCGGGTGGCTATATTATTTCAGCGTTTATGCCCTTTACAATTGGCGTCATTTATGATCAAACAGGCACTCACATCGTTACTTTGTTTATGTTTTTAGGGTTTATAATACTGCTGCTGATTTTCGCTATTTTGCTTAATCAAAAAGATTAA
- a CDS encoding ABC-F family ATP-binding cassette domain-containing protein, with the protein MIAANDVSLRFGDRKLFEDVNIQFNPGNCYGLIGANGAGKSTFVKILSGEIEPQSGNVYMGSGERLAVLKQNHFEYEEHPVLETVIMGHKKLYEVMSEKNAIYMKEDFSDEDGMRAAELEGEFAELNGWEAESEAAILLQGLGISEKLHDKKMAELSGSDKVKVLLAQALFGKPDVLLLDEPTNHLDLKAIQWLEEFLINFTNTVIVVSHDRHFLNKVCTNIADLDFGKIQLYVGNYDFWYESSQLATRLASDQNSKKEEKIKELQAFIARFSANASKSKQATSRKKTLDKIELDDIRPSSRKYPFVNFTVGREIGNDVLTVRDLSQTVDGNQLLNTISFNLSKEDKIVLIGDPLAKSALLRVLAGEDQPATGECRWGVTTSRAYLPIDNSSYFEGSETSLVDWLRQYSPDDESETFLRGFLGRMLFSGEEVKKKPSVLSGGEKVRCMLSKMMLSHANVLLLDEPTNHLDLESIQALNNGMIAFKGAMVFTSHDHQFIQTVANRVIEIREDGSILDKQLSYDEFLEWKEKEGITN; encoded by the coding sequence ATGATAGCTGCAAATGATGTAAGTCTTCGCTTTGGTGATCGTAAACTATTTGAAGATGTAAATATTCAATTTAACCCCGGTAATTGCTACGGATTGATTGGTGCCAATGGTGCTGGAAAATCTACTTTCGTCAAAATTCTTTCTGGTGAAATTGAGCCACAATCCGGAAATGTTTACATGGGCTCAGGTGAGCGTCTTGCTGTACTAAAGCAAAACCATTTTGAGTACGAAGAGCACCCTGTTCTTGAAACTGTAATCATGGGACATAAAAAACTATATGAAGTCATGTCTGAGAAAAATGCGATCTACATGAAAGAAGATTTTTCTGACGAAGATGGCATGCGTGCCGCTGAACTTGAAGGCGAGTTTGCTGAATTGAATGGTTGGGAAGCTGAATCTGAAGCAGCAATTCTTTTGCAAGGACTTGGAATTAGTGAAAAACTACACGATAAGAAAATGGCTGAACTTTCTGGTTCTGACAAAGTAAAAGTACTTTTAGCACAAGCTTTGTTCGGTAAGCCGGACGTTCTATTACTAGATGAGCCTACCAACCATTTAGATTTAAAAGCGATTCAGTGGTTAGAGGAATTCTTGATCAACTTTACAAATACAGTGATAGTTGTATCCCATGACCGTCACTTTCTTAATAAAGTATGTACGAATATTGCCGATCTTGACTTTGGTAAAATTCAATTATATGTTGGTAACTATGACTTTTGGTATGAATCAAGCCAATTAGCAACACGTTTAGCTTCAGATCAAAATTCGAAAAAAGAAGAAAAAATTAAAGAACTTCAAGCATTTATTGCGCGTTTCTCTGCCAACGCTTCTAAATCGAAACAAGCAACTTCTCGTAAGAAAACGCTTGATAAAATTGAATTAGACGATATTCGCCCATCTTCTCGTAAATACCCGTTTGTTAACTTTACAGTTGGTCGCGAAATCGGCAATGATGTTTTAACGGTTAGAGATCTAAGCCAGACAGTAGACGGCAACCAATTATTAAACACGATTAGCTTCAATTTGAGTAAGGAAGATAAAATTGTTTTGATCGGTGACCCACTTGCTAAATCAGCGCTTCTGCGCGTATTAGCAGGCGAAGATCAACCAGCTACGGGAGAATGCAGATGGGGCGTAACCACATCACGTGCTTATTTACCTATCGATAACTCGAGCTATTTTGAAGGCAGCGAAACATCTCTAGTAGACTGGCTTCGCCAGTATTCTCCAGACGATGAAAGTGAGACTTTCCTGCGCGGCTTTCTTGGTAGAATGTTATTCTCTGGTGAAGAAGTTAAAAAGAAACCTTCTGTTTTATCCGGCGGTGAAAAAGTGCGTTGCATGCTTTCCAAAATGATGTTGTCTCACGCGAACGTTCTTTTGTTGGACGAACCAACAAACCATTTGGACTTAGAGTCTATCCAAGCATTGAATAACGGCATGATCGCTTTTAAAGGCGCTATGGTATTTACTTCTCATGACCATCAATTTATCCAAACTGTTGCAAACCGAGTAATTGAAATCCGTGAAGATGGATCAATCCTTGATAAGCAACTTAGCTACGATGAATTTTTGGAATGGAAAGAAAAAGAAGGCATTACAAACTAA
- a CDS encoding YkvA family protein: MVEQYLKKPMPSEKKQQDFYQKLRTKIQKWADNKSGLIGSVSGYILFAPDLFHLLTRMMLDSRIDAKNKAAVGAGILYFIAPIDFLPEILVGPGGFLDDVVVAVFVINTILNKFPTEVVTEHWTGDEDLLKLIKKISNSGNKYVSKLPAGRLVKRFTK, encoded by the coding sequence ATGGTTGAACAATACTTAAAAAAACCAATGCCAAGTGAGAAGAAACAACAAGATTTCTATCAAAAGCTTCGAACGAAAATACAAAAATGGGCAGATAATAAATCAGGATTGATAGGATCGGTTAGCGGATATATATTGTTTGCACCCGATTTATTTCATTTGTTAACAAGAATGATGCTAGACAGCCGTATTGATGCAAAAAATAAAGCGGCAGTAGGCGCAGGGATTTTGTATTTCATCGCACCTATTGATTTTTTGCCTGAGATTTTGGTAGGTCCTGGTGGATTTTTGGATGATGTAGTCGTGGCGGTATTTGTTATTAATACCATTTTAAATAAATTCCCAACAGAAGTAGTGACAGAGCACTGGACTGGTGATGAAGACTTATTAAAACTAATTAAAAAAATATCCAATTCAGGAAATAAATATGTTTCTAAATTACCTGCAGGCCGATTGGTTAAACGGTTTACAAAGTAA
- a CDS encoding cold-shock protein encodes MEGTVKSFDENKGIGTITGDNGENFFFEEMHINVEGFRKLNPGQLVKFTIVDGVPDKERLATNITLVF; translated from the coding sequence ATGGAAGGTACAGTAAAGTCATTTGATGAGAACAAAGGAATAGGTACGATTACAGGCGACAATGGTGAAAATTTTTTCTTTGAAGAAATGCATATTAACGTAGAAGGTTTTAGAAAACTAAATCCAGGACAGCTTGTCAAATTTACGATAGTGGATGGTGTGCCTGATAAAGAACGCTTAGCTACAAACATTACATTAGTTTTTTAA
- a CDS encoding cold-shock protein has product MQEGTVKWFNSEKGFGFIEVEGGDDVFVHFSAIEGEGFKTLDEGQRVEFQVEEGNRGPQATNVTKA; this is encoded by the coding sequence ATGCAAGAAGGAACAGTAAAATGGTTTAACTCAGAAAAAGGCTTTGGTTTTATCGAAGTTGAAGGTGGAGACGATGTATTCGTACATTTCTCAGCAATCGAAGGCGAAGGGTTTAAAACGCTTGATGAAGGGCAACGTGTTGAATTTCAAGTAGAAGAAGGCAACCGTGGACCACAAGCAACAAACGTAACTAAAGCCTAA
- a CDS encoding DUF1033 family protein, with the protein MHEIIYMKTDYEPWWMFDGWEKSVVSRHEFTSAKEAMGFLETLKQDFSYRFPEHEQRNQAFYCYWNEEEVEYCDKCEEDLQVFHGLIWLVDGKSSTSY; encoded by the coding sequence ATGCATGAAATCATCTACATGAAAACAGATTATGAACCATGGTGGATGTTTGACGGTTGGGAAAAAAGTGTTGTCTCACGACATGAATTTACTTCAGCCAAAGAGGCAATGGGTTTTCTAGAAACACTTAAACAAGATTTCAGTTATCGTTTTCCGGAACATGAACAAAGAAATCAAGCTTTTTATTGTTATTGGAATGAAGAAGAAGTAGAATATTGCGATAAATGCGAAGAAGACTTGCAAGTGTTTCATGGGCTGATTTGGCTAGTTGACGGCAAATCTTCAACGAGTTATTAG
- a CDS encoding 5-bromo-4-chloroindolyl phosphate hydrolysis family protein — protein sequence MKPLKPIENFIKRQSVSLPIMAVMFPVLYLGAEIGFIASGAVAAGTYIASNSTIKQVQISSDSKNFGMTRSEFKNVRVQIKEAQEKIKQLQSNYYKVRSISSFKQLIEMTKISNKIITVVQQNPRKFYLAEPFFYSHLDSAIELTEKYTLLVGQPVKDQDMRIALQDTREMLLSLNKVMEQDLKLVLSGDIERLRMELDYAQLAVDQHNNQKLLVQAEPEHKGDVKDDRKTINSK from the coding sequence ATGAAGCCCCTAAAGCCGATTGAAAATTTTATTAAAAGGCAATCTGTCAGTTTGCCTATTATGGCGGTAATGTTTCCAGTTCTTTATTTAGGAGCTGAAATTGGTTTTATTGCTTCTGGAGCAGTTGCTGCTGGAACGTATATTGCCAGTAATAGCACGATAAAACAAGTTCAAATTTCTTCTGATTCTAAAAACTTTGGAATGACACGAAGTGAATTCAAGAATGTACGCGTGCAAATAAAAGAAGCACAAGAAAAAATCAAGCAACTTCAAAGTAATTATTACAAGGTCCGTTCCATTTCTTCGTTTAAACAATTGATTGAAATGACGAAAATTTCTAATAAAATCATTACTGTTGTACAACAAAATCCAAGAAAGTTTTATTTAGCAGAACCGTTTTTTTATTCCCATCTAGACTCAGCAATTGAATTAACAGAAAAATATACCTTACTTGTCGGCCAACCAGTGAAAGATCAAGACATGCGCATCGCTCTTCAAGATACACGTGAGATGTTGTTATCGCTTAACAAAGTTATGGAACAAGACTTAAAGCTTGTTTTATCTGGTGATATAGAGAGATTACGTATGGAACTCGATTATGCACAGTTAGCCGTTGATCAACACAACAATCAGAAATTACTTGTTCAGGCAGAACCTGAACATAAGGGAGACGTGAAAGATGACAGAAAAACCATCAACTCGAAGTGA
- a CDS encoding toxic anion resistance protein, whose product MTEKPSTRSELDDLLESPFGMQMEKQDRSITEQSEERPASIMDRLTNEEQAKARELAKQIPTGDNEAILTYGANAQNQLSQFSHKMLDHVQRKDIGPVGDVLHDLMKKLEELNPEELTQGRRNGIRKLFSKAKYSVQEMMTKYQKLSTQVDRISIQLDHSKRGLLDDVQLLDQLYDQNKTYFQALNVYIAAAEIKRDEIMTETIPALRKKAETSQDQMVYQEVNDMVQYVDRLEKRLYDLQLSRQITIQSAPQIRMIQQTNQTLAEKIQSSIMTSIPLWKNQIAIALTLNKQLKAVEAQKQVTATTNDLLLKNSEMLKMNSIETARENERGIIEIDTLKKTQENLLETIEETLQIQAEGRRNRKAAELEIGRMEEDLKQRLLLIHEDHEKKHDHSI is encoded by the coding sequence ATGACAGAAAAACCATCAACTCGAAGTGAATTAGATGATTTATTGGAATCTCCATTTGGCATGCAGATGGAAAAACAGGATCGATCGATCACTGAACAGTCTGAAGAACGTCCAGCATCCATTATGGATCGATTAACAAATGAAGAACAGGCAAAAGCACGCGAACTCGCAAAACAAATACCAACTGGTGATAACGAAGCGATTTTAACATATGGCGCGAATGCACAAAATCAATTGAGTCAGTTTTCTCATAAAATGTTGGACCATGTGCAGCGCAAAGACATTGGTCCTGTCGGAGATGTTCTTCACGACTTGATGAAAAAACTAGAAGAATTAAATCCAGAAGAATTAACGCAAGGCAGACGCAATGGGATCCGGAAATTGTTTTCAAAAGCTAAATACTCTGTACAAGAAATGATGACAAAATATCAAAAATTGAGTACACAAGTTGATCGCATTAGCATTCAGCTTGATCACTCAAAACGCGGATTGCTGGATGATGTTCAGCTGCTAGACCAGTTATACGATCAAAACAAAACGTATTTTCAAGCGTTAAATGTTTATATCGCAGCTGCAGAAATTAAACGTGATGAAATTATGACTGAAACTATTCCTGCTTTGCGCAAAAAAGCAGAAACTTCACAAGATCAAATGGTTTATCAAGAAGTCAACGACATGGTTCAGTACGTCGATCGTTTAGAAAAACGACTTTATGATTTGCAGTTGTCGCGTCAAATTACTATTCAAAGTGCACCGCAAATACGCATGATTCAACAAACGAACCAGACTTTAGCAGAAAAAATTCAATCGTCGATCATGACATCCATTCCTCTTTGGAAAAACCAAATTGCTATTGCACTTACATTAAACAAACAACTAAAAGCGGTAGAAGCTCAAAAACAAGTCACAGCAACAACAAATGATTTGTTGCTTAAAAATTCTGAGATGTTAAAAATGAATTCAATTGAAACCGCTCGCGAAAATGAACGCGGCATTATTGAAATTGATACATTGAAAAAAACACAAGAAAACTTATTAGAGACAATTGAAGAAACGTTGCAAATCCAAGCAGAGGGTCGCAGAAATCGAAAAGCTGCAGAACTTGAAATTGGACGTATGGAAGAAGATCTTAAACAACGTCTTCTACTTATTCATGAAGATCACGAAAAAAAACATGATCATTCGATTTAA